The Martelella endophytica genome contains the following window.
GACCCCGGGCGCGCTCGGCTCGCCGGTTCCGATGACATTGATGCCGGGCGCCTCGAGATGGACGAGATAGCGCAGCGACGGCACGGCATGGGCACGGTGCGGATCGCTGGCAAGGATCGGCCGGCCGGTCTCGGTCCGCGACCCGTGAACGGCCCAGTTGTTGGAGCCTTCCTCGGCGCTGCGCTGAACGATCTCTCCGAGGTCCGTGACCTCGCTCCAGCGCCAGGCCTCTTCCAGAGGGGCAGCAAGACGCGCCTTTTCGAAGGTCACAGTTGCGGTCGCGAGCTTGAACAGCCGGATCGCATCGAGCGGAATATCCTCGAATGACAGTCCTTCCGCCAGTTTCGGCTCCACCGGCGGATCGATCTCGAAGCGCAGGAGGTCGGTCTCGGCATCGGCGAGCGCCATGACATTGGCGCGCAGGATCTCCGAAACGCCGTTGCGGGTGAGCGCATGCGAGCGGATGCGCAGGACATCCTCGGGCTGCCAAGGCTGGGGCTTCGTGCCGAACAGGGAAAATTCCGGCGGCAGTCGCTCGGGCTCGCTTTCGCAAAGGCCGATATAGGCATTCACACCGGCGGCAAAGGCGGTGCAGATCGCCTCAGTGTCATCGGCATAGGCCCGCCATTCCGGCCCCATGTCGCCACGATAGAGAAAATGCCGCGCGGCATGGTCCTGGGCGAGATAGCCGGGCCCGAAATCGGCGGCAAGCAGGCCAAGCCCGCGCTTGCGCCAGAGATCGAGCTGCCACAGCCGGTCACGTGCTGCGTTGAAGCCCTGCGCGAGGAAAAGGTCGTGATCGCTTCCGGCGCGGATATGGGGAATGCCCCATTCGTCGACGCGGATTTCGGCTTCCGCGTCGAGGCCTTCCAGAGGGATGGTTTCGTCTTCTGTGGATTGGGGCATGGGATCAGCTTCAGGCATGATGGCAGGCGACACGGGCACCGTCCGGTCGCGGTGTCAGTTCCGGGCGCTCGCGCGAACAGATTTCGGTTGCCAGCGGACAACGGGTGTGGAAGGCGCAGCCCGGCGGAATATTCGCCGGGCTCGGCAATTCGCCGGACAAGGTAAAGCGCTGTCGGGTCCGCTGCGCCACCGGATCGGCCTCGGGCACGGCCGACATCAGCGCCCGGGCATAGGGGTGCTTCGGATCGGCAAAGAAGACGTCGCGCTCGGCGATTTCGACAAAGCGGCCGAGATACATCACGACCACCCGGTCGCAGATGTGGCGCACCACGCTGAGGTCATGCGAGACGAAGAGATAGGAAACGCCGGTGCGCTTCTGCAGTGCCACAAGCAGGTTGAGGATCTGGGCGCGGACGGAGACATCGAGCGCGGAGACCGGCTCGTCGCAGATGACCAGATCGGGTTCGAGCGCGAGCGCGCGGGCGATCACCACCCGCTGGCGCTGGCCGCCGGAAAACTGGTGCGGATAGCGGTCGGCATGTTCGGGCCTCAGGCCAACCTCCTTGAGAAGCTCGGCCACCTTCTGCTTCAGTGCCTTACCTCTGGCGATGCCGCGC
Protein-coding sequences here:
- a CDS encoding ABC transporter ATP-binding protein produces the protein MSEANVLELSDVAVHFGGRGGFFGGAGAVVKAVNGVDLAIGRAETVALVGESGCGKSTLSNAIVGLQPPVSGSIRIGGSEVVGASPRALNDIRRKVQMVFQDPALSLDPRSTIGATIGEPLKVRGIARGKALKQKVAELLKEVGLRPEHADRYPHQFSGGQRQRVVIARALALEPDLVICDEPVSALDVSVRAQILNLLVALQKRTGVSYLFVSHDLSVVRHICDRVVVMYLGRFVEIAERDVFFADPKHPYARALMSAVPEADPVAQRTRQRFTLSGELPSPANIPPGCAFHTRCPLATEICSRERPELTPRPDGARVACHHA